A part of Pectinatus sottacetonis genomic DNA contains:
- a CDS encoding C40 family peptidase: MLFMCWFSVASADAFRTGDQGNQVAEIQGELANLGYDVVADGDFGPATKEAVREFQISAGLPADGLVGPQTYQALMGRTMPEVSRGSNYYARRIIQTSLQYIGVPYVFGGTTPNGFDCSGFTRYVFANAGISLPRTADAQYEMGSPVSYDDLIAGDLVFFSTYAYGASHVGIYMGEGKFIDASTSRGVTIDRLGSGYWSAHYIGARRII, from the coding sequence ATGCTGTTTATGTGCTGGTTTTCCGTTGCCAGTGCGGATGCTTTCCGTACAGGTGATCAGGGAAATCAGGTAGCAGAGATTCAAGGGGAACTTGCAAATTTAGGTTATGATGTTGTAGCGGATGGTGATTTTGGTCCAGCTACGAAAGAAGCAGTAAGGGAATTTCAAATTTCGGCAGGATTACCTGCAGATGGATTGGTAGGCCCTCAAACTTATCAGGCATTAATGGGAAGAACTATGCCGGAAGTAAGTCGTGGCTCGAATTATTATGCACGCCGGATAATTCAGACTTCACTTCAGTACATAGGAGTTCCGTATGTATTTGGCGGAACCACGCCGAATGGTTTTGACTGCTCTGGATTTACTCGTTATGTATTTGCTAATGCCGGTATTTCCTTGCCGCGCACTGCTGATGCACAGTATGAAATGGGGTCACCGGTATCGTATGATGACTTAATTGCTGGCGATTTAGTATTTTTCTCCACATATGCTTATGGTGCATCTCATGTAGGTATATATATGGGTGAGGGTAAATTTATTGATGCGTCCACTAGCCGTGGTGTAACGATTGACAGATTGGGCAGCGGATATTGGAGTGCTCACTATATAGGAGCTCGCAGAATTATATAA
- the ileS gene encoding isoleucine--tRNA ligase, with translation MYEKVETSLNFVQREKNIEKFWNDNKIFQKSIDQRDTSDIFTFYDGPPTANGKPHIGHVLTRVIKDMIPRFQAMKGHKTIRKAGWDTHGLPVELEVEKALGLDGKDQIEKYGIEPFVEKCKESVWKYKGMWEQFSRTVGYWADMDNPYVTYDNKYIESVWWALKTIWEKGLLYEGHKIVPYCPRCGTPLSSHEVAQGYKDVKERSAIVRFKVKGENAYFLAWTTTPWTLPSNLALCVNPSVSYVKVKHDEYTYYMAEPLVTKVLGEDAVILDHFTGKDLEYREYEPLYPYAVGKVTKKCFYVTCDDYVTTEDGTGIVHMAPAFGEDDSRVCHKYGIDFVQFVDSKGCLTADTDWPGVFVKKADPLILKDLKEKGLLFDAPVFEHSYPHCWRCDTPLIYYARESWFIKMTAVRDKLIKNNNMVNWIPPTIGKGRFGDWIEHVQDWGISRNRYWGTPLNIWECECGHQHSIGSIEELKQMSDNCPDDIELHRPFLDSVTIKCPHCGKQMHRVPEVIDCWFDSGAMPFAQWHYPFENKAIFEKTFPADFISEAVDQTRGWFYSLIAISTLLFDKPAYKNVIVLGHVQDKNGQKMSKSKGNAVEPMEALQKHGADAIRWYFYENSAPWLPNRFHDDAVQEGQRKFLGTLWNTYAFFILYANIDKFNPADYTLEYKKLSVMDKWLLSRLNSLIKIVDDDLSAYRVTETAKALQKFVDELSNWYVRRSRERFWGKDMTQDKINAYMTLYTALATFIKLAAPMIPFITDTIYQNLVRNSYPDAKESVHLCDFPAAKEEYIDKELETNMELVLEIVSLGRAARNTANIKNRQPIGQMFVKAPFVLNDFYKAIVADELNIKNVDFQDDMEQYLSYSFKPQFKILGPKAGRKINEIKKVLGSLNGHAAKDELDKNGTLKITLSSGDFTLAREDVEISVTQTEGFATESYNNVTVALQTTLSAELIEEGFVREIISKIQTMRKENGFEVTDRITVYVNGNNKLADIAANNKTEIGKIVLANSIKINEIDGFTKEWNINGERVTLGIK, from the coding sequence ATGTACGAAAAGGTAGAAACCAGTTTAAATTTTGTACAACGTGAAAAAAATATTGAAAAATTTTGGAATGATAATAAAATTTTCCAAAAAAGCATCGATCAGCGTGATACATCTGATATATTTACATTTTATGACGGCCCGCCTACAGCAAATGGCAAACCCCATATCGGACATGTCCTGACACGTGTAATCAAGGATATGATACCCCGTTTTCAGGCAATGAAGGGACATAAAACTATACGTAAAGCTGGCTGGGATACGCATGGTCTGCCCGTAGAACTAGAAGTAGAAAAGGCCCTCGGTCTTGATGGTAAAGACCAAATAGAAAAATATGGTATTGAACCTTTTGTAGAAAAATGCAAGGAAAGTGTCTGGAAATATAAAGGTATGTGGGAACAGTTTTCCCGCACTGTAGGCTACTGGGCAGATATGGATAACCCATATGTAACTTATGACAATAAATACATAGAATCTGTGTGGTGGGCACTGAAAACGATCTGGGAAAAGGGATTGCTATATGAAGGCCATAAAATCGTACCCTACTGCCCGCGCTGTGGCACACCATTGTCTTCCCATGAAGTAGCACAAGGCTATAAGGATGTAAAAGAACGTTCTGCCATCGTCCGTTTTAAAGTCAAAGGAGAAAATGCCTATTTTCTTGCTTGGACTACAACTCCCTGGACACTGCCTTCGAACCTGGCTTTATGTGTTAATCCTAGTGTTTCTTATGTAAAGGTAAAGCATGACGAATATACATATTATATGGCGGAGCCATTAGTAACAAAAGTCTTAGGCGAAGATGCTGTCATTTTAGATCATTTTACTGGTAAAGATCTGGAATACAGGGAATATGAACCTCTATATCCCTATGCTGTCGGTAAAGTAACAAAAAAATGTTTTTATGTTACTTGTGATGATTATGTTACAACTGAAGATGGTACCGGCATAGTTCATATGGCTCCTGCTTTTGGTGAAGATGACTCCCGTGTATGCCACAAATATGGTATTGATTTTGTCCAGTTTGTTGATTCTAAAGGCTGCTTAACAGCAGATACTGACTGGCCTGGAGTTTTTGTAAAAAAAGCCGATCCTCTTATTTTAAAGGATCTCAAAGAAAAAGGGCTTTTATTTGATGCCCCTGTCTTTGAACATAGTTACCCCCACTGCTGGCGCTGTGACACCCCGCTTATTTATTACGCCCGTGAATCGTGGTTTATTAAAATGACTGCTGTGCGTGACAAATTAATAAAAAATAACAATATGGTCAACTGGATTCCCCCAACAATCGGCAAGGGACGTTTCGGCGACTGGATAGAACATGTCCAGGACTGGGGTATCAGCCGTAATCGTTATTGGGGTACACCGCTTAATATCTGGGAATGTGAATGTGGACATCAGCATTCTATAGGCTCTATCGAAGAATTAAAACAAATGTCTGACAATTGTCCTGATGATATTGAATTGCACCGCCCGTTTCTTGACAGTGTTACTATAAAATGCCCTCACTGTGGTAAACAGATGCATCGTGTACCAGAAGTTATCGACTGCTGGTTTGATTCTGGTGCTATGCCATTTGCCCAATGGCATTATCCTTTTGAAAACAAGGCTATATTTGAAAAAACTTTTCCCGCTGATTTTATATCAGAGGCAGTAGATCAAACACGCGGCTGGTTCTATTCTCTAATCGCAATTTCTACGTTGTTATTTGATAAACCTGCTTATAAAAATGTAATCGTTCTTGGCCATGTGCAAGATAAAAATGGCCAAAAAATGAGTAAATCAAAGGGAAATGCTGTAGAACCAATGGAAGCATTACAAAAACATGGAGCAGATGCTATCCGCTGGTATTTTTATGAAAATAGTGCTCCCTGGCTGCCTAACCGTTTCCACGATGACGCTGTCCAGGAAGGTCAGCGTAAATTTTTAGGAACATTGTGGAATACATATGCTTTCTTCATTTTGTATGCCAATATTGATAAATTCAATCCGGCTGACTATACATTGGAATATAAAAAGCTTTCCGTCATGGACAAATGGCTCTTGTCAAGACTAAACAGCCTTATTAAAATCGTTGATGATGATTTATCTGCTTATCGCGTAACAGAAACAGCTAAGGCATTACAGAAATTTGTTGATGAGCTTTCTAACTGGTATGTACGCCGCAGTCGCGAACGCTTTTGGGGCAAAGATATGACTCAGGATAAAATAAATGCCTACATGACACTTTATACGGCATTGGCTACATTTATTAAGCTCGCTGCACCTATGATTCCTTTTATCACGGATACTATTTACCAAAATCTGGTAAGAAATTCTTATCCTGATGCCAAGGAAAGTGTCCATCTATGTGATTTTCCTGCTGCTAAGGAAGAATATATCGATAAAGAACTGGAAACAAACATGGAATTGGTATTAGAAATAGTATCTCTGGGACGAGCCGCACGCAATACAGCTAATATCAAAAATCGTCAGCCTATTGGACAGATGTTTGTAAAAGCACCTTTTGTATTAAATGATTTTTATAAAGCTATTGTTGCTGATGAACTTAACATAAAAAATGTTGATTTCCAGGATGATATGGAACAATATCTATCATATAGCTTTAAACCCCAGTTTAAAATTTTAGGACCAAAAGCCGGCCGAAAAATAAATGAAATAAAAAAAGTCCTTGGCAGCCTCAATGGACATGCTGCTAAAGATGAACTTGATAAAAATGGCACCTTAAAGATAACACTGTCTTCCGGTGATTTTACTCTGGCACGTGAAGATGTGGAAATATCAGTAACTCAAACTGAAGGTTTTGCTACAGAAAGTTACAATAACGTGACTGTAGCCTTACAGACAACACTTTCTGCTGAACTTATCGAGGAAGGATTTGTTCGAGAAATAATCAGTAAAATTCAAACTATGCGTAAAGAAAATGGTTTTGAAGTAACCGACCGCATAACAGTCTATGTTAATGGTAATAATAAACTCGCTGATATAGCAGCTAACAATAAGACTGAAATAGGTAAAATCGTTCTTGCCAATTCTATAAAAATAAATGAAATCGATGGTTTTACTAAAGAATGGAATATAAATGGTGAAAGAGTCACTCTTGGAATAAAATAA
- a CDS encoding CtsR family transcriptional regulator, which produces MSNIADLIESYILQRLAAQQNRNIILKRADIANDIECAPSQISYVLNTRFTSDKGFTVESRRGLGGFIRITRVPLQDLVYSNLIDKINTDTTVKDLHNMIDYMLRHSMIKNREAALLLQFFDNIYDKFSPPDRVELLRSIFVTLADFAEEE; this is translated from the coding sequence ATGAGTAACATAGCCGATCTAATTGAAAGCTATATATTACAGCGTTTAGCCGCACAGCAAAACCGCAATATAATTTTAAAACGTGCCGATATTGCCAATGATATAGAATGTGCTCCTTCGCAAATTAGTTATGTATTAAATACCCGCTTTACTTCAGACAAAGGATTCACAGTTGAATCACGAAGAGGACTAGGAGGATTTATAAGAATCACACGTGTACCATTGCAGGATTTAGTCTACAGTAATCTGATTGATAAAATAAATACTGATACTACTGTAAAAGACTTGCATAATATGATAGATTATATGTTAAGACATAGTATGATAAAAAATCGGGAAGCGGCTTTGCTCCTCCAATTTTTTGATAATATTTATGATAAATTTTCACCACCAGACAGAGTTGAACTATTACGCTCTATATTTGTGACTCTGGCTGACTTCGCGGAGGAGGAATAA
- a CDS encoding UvrB/UvrC motif-containing protein, whose translation MLCDNCKKNEACIHITQINGNKKIDHYLCEECAARYGDFIMQEESENQPEFFSINDFLSGIFHNTPPAAENEQETADNEEYACPACGMTYADFAQTGKIGCSVCYDTFRARLEPLLRRIHGSSKHTGKIPHRAGKTLNMQQELSLLRKQIQQYIANEEYEKAAQVRDCIHRLEKELKNKQGA comes from the coding sequence ATGTTATGTGATAACTGTAAAAAGAATGAAGCTTGTATCCATATCACGCAAATAAACGGCAATAAAAAAATAGATCATTATCTTTGTGAAGAATGTGCAGCCCGCTATGGTGATTTCATCATGCAGGAAGAATCAGAAAATCAACCTGAATTTTTCTCCATCAATGATTTTCTTTCAGGAATTTTCCACAATACACCTCCTGCTGCTGAAAATGAACAGGAAACTGCTGACAATGAAGAATATGCCTGTCCTGCCTGTGGCATGACTTACGCTGATTTTGCCCAAACCGGAAAAATTGGCTGTAGTGTATGCTATGATACTTTTAGGGCCAGATTAGAACCATTGCTTCGCCGTATTCACGGTTCAAGCAAACATACGGGCAAAATTCCTCATCGGGCCGGTAAGACCTTGAATATGCAGCAGGAACTGTCTTTACTACGTAAACAGATACAGCAGTATATTGCCAATGAAGAGTATGAAAAAGCAGCTCAGGTGCGTGACTGCATACACCGCTTAGAAAAAGAACTTAAAAACAAACAGGGGGCTTAA
- a CDS encoding protein arginine kinase, producing MMLLQNIFTDNNVSWMDGHGLDSDIILSSRIRLSRNFKNLPFPNRASSTQLTEAKTRVLNTLDDISAAAKTNFVCIDMDKITNLKKNVLVEKQFISSNFIKHNEARSLIVSADNNVAIAINDDDHLRIQSMKSGLDLTDSLKLVFNIDDAIEKKYDIAFDDNMGYLTAYPTNLGTGLRASVTLHLPGLTTTNQIGKIINISPQLGLAVRGLFGNTAYGNLFQVSNQLTLGFSEKELIENLTRTVQEIVSHEREARKALLSYAEDKVCDQAWRALGILKYARSLSARELLSLASNVRIGIDEKIITNVDAAVFNKLIIAGRNNYLANLQEKETMSQRELDKKRADITREIISSNSIRE from the coding sequence ATGATGCTGCTACAAAATATTTTTACCGATAATAATGTATCCTGGATGGACGGTCATGGCCTTGACAGTGATATTATTTTATCAAGCCGCATACGTCTTTCCCGTAATTTTAAAAATCTCCCATTTCCCAATAGAGCCTCTAGTACCCAATTGACAGAAGCTAAAACAAGAGTTCTTAATACTCTTGACGATATTTCTGCTGCAGCAAAAACAAATTTTGTCTGTATAGATATGGATAAGATTACAAATTTGAAAAAAAATGTTCTTGTAGAAAAACAATTCATAAGCAGTAATTTTATAAAACATAATGAGGCAAGATCTCTTATTGTTAGTGCTGACAATAATGTTGCTATAGCCATCAATGATGATGATCACCTGCGTATACAATCTATGAAAAGCGGCCTTGATCTTACTGATTCACTTAAGCTTGTGTTTAATATAGATGACGCCATTGAAAAAAAATATGATATCGCTTTTGATGATAATATGGGCTATCTCACAGCTTATCCTACTAATCTTGGCACAGGACTCCGGGCTTCTGTAACACTGCATCTCCCCGGACTTACTACTACTAACCAAATTGGCAAAATAATCAATATTTCACCTCAGCTGGGGTTAGCAGTACGCGGTTTATTTGGCAATACTGCTTATGGAAATTTATTTCAGGTTTCCAACCAATTAACACTGGGATTTAGTGAAAAGGAATTAATCGAAAATCTGACAAGAACTGTGCAGGAAATTGTTTCCCATGAACGGGAAGCACGAAAGGCTCTTTTATCTTATGCTGAAGATAAGGTATGTGACCAAGCATGGCGGGCTCTAGGTATATTAAAATATGCCCGCAGTCTTTCTGCTAGAGAATTACTATCTTTGGCAAGCAATGTGCGTATTGGCATAGATGAAAAAATAATCACTAATGTCGACGCAGCTGTTTTTAATAAATTAATTATTGCGGGACGAAATAATTATCTTGCCAATTTACAAGAAAAAGAAACTATGTCACAACGTGAACTTGATAAAAAAAGAGCTGACATAACCCGTGAGATAATATCAAGTAACTCTATAAGGGAGTGA
- a CDS encoding ATP-dependent Clp protease ATP-binding subunit, with protein MNNKLTFSAEKVLELASYEANKQRCGYIGTEHILLGLTKENKGVAAKALASLGITRDMVKSRLNNIIIIPPILSSSPLTYTPLAKLVMSLAEEESHTLGQDYIGTEHILLGIVGQKDAIAAKVLISLGAELDVIRATIMDMIGDGLHDLNSNEELTPDSNTSSVKKTPFLNRYCRDLKDLVLKNKIDPVIGRNKEIERVIQILLRRTKNNPVLIGEPGVGKTAVAEGLAQRMLEGIMPKSLASKRIMSLSMTSIVAGAKYRGEFEERLKNIIDEITQAGNIILFIDELHTLIGAGAAEGSIDAANILKPALSRGEIQVIGATTLNEYKKYIEKDSALERRFQPILLDEPNEEDAINILFGIRSKYEQFHQAKITDDAIKAAVKLSVRYITDRYLPDKAIDLMDEAASKVRLSTISYPTELKQLKEQLDKLNVDKKNAINSQDFEHAASIRDTESKIKQSLKSALEELKKKEEKEIVVTADDIADVVASWTGIPAKRLADKEAKRLLHMEDIIHKRIVGQDTAVTAVSKAIRRARAGLKDPKRPIGSFMFLGPTGVGKTELARSLAEVLFGDENAMIRFDMSEYMEKYTVSRMVGAPPGYVGYEEGGQLTDIVRRKPYSVILLDEIEKAHPDVFNLLLQILEDGRLTDGQGRTVNFKNTVIIMTSNVGAQFLRNSSTMGFNTGNDKDNDFSSGSKKIMEEVKKLFKPEFLNRIDELIVFKPLDKDSLLKIVDILLLDVKKRIENIGIKIIVDKTAKQYLLNKGTDTKFGARPLKRSIQKYLEDELAENILNKNFTAGNTIDISYNKKNDNLTFSLHKEKTINTNASSKNQPDAETTANKPAVDLKNNE; from the coding sequence ATGAATAACAAATTAACATTCAGTGCTGAGAAGGTACTTGAACTAGCTAGCTATGAAGCTAATAAACAAAGATGCGGCTATATTGGTACTGAACATATACTACTCGGACTTACCAAAGAAAATAAAGGAGTAGCTGCCAAGGCATTAGCATCTTTAGGCATAACACGTGATATGGTAAAAAGCCGCCTCAATAATATTATTATCATTCCGCCTATATTATCAAGCTCCCCTTTAACATATACACCGCTTGCCAAACTTGTCATGAGTCTAGCCGAAGAAGAATCCCATACACTGGGACAAGATTATATAGGAACGGAACATATCCTACTAGGGATCGTCGGACAAAAAGATGCTATTGCTGCCAAGGTGCTTATTTCTCTTGGAGCAGAACTGGATGTAATCCGCGCAACAATTATGGATATGATTGGTGATGGCCTGCATGATTTGAATTCTAATGAGGAACTTACTCCTGACAGTAATACATCATCGGTAAAAAAGACTCCCTTTTTAAATCGTTACTGCCGTGATCTAAAAGATCTTGTACTAAAAAATAAAATTGATCCTGTAATCGGGCGTAACAAGGAAATAGAACGTGTCATTCAAATACTGCTACGGCGTACTAAAAATAATCCTGTGCTGATTGGTGAACCCGGCGTAGGAAAAACAGCTGTAGCTGAAGGGCTGGCCCAGCGCATGCTTGAAGGTATAATGCCTAAATCACTGGCAAGCAAGCGTATAATGAGTCTAAGTATGACTTCAATCGTTGCTGGTGCCAAATATCGGGGTGAATTTGAAGAACGGCTGAAAAATATCATTGATGAAATTACACAGGCAGGCAACATTATTTTATTTATAGATGAGCTGCATACGCTGATCGGCGCAGGAGCCGCGGAAGGCTCGATTGATGCTGCCAATATTTTAAAACCAGCTTTATCGCGCGGAGAAATTCAAGTAATCGGAGCAACGACTTTAAATGAATATAAAAAATACATCGAAAAAGACTCTGCCTTAGAAAGACGTTTCCAACCAATTTTGCTTGATGAACCTAATGAAGAAGATGCGATAAATATTTTATTTGGTATCCGCAGCAAATATGAACAATTCCATCAGGCAAAAATAACTGATGATGCCATAAAAGCAGCTGTAAAATTATCAGTACGCTATATAACTGACCGCTATTTACCCGACAAGGCCATTGATCTTATGGATGAAGCGGCTTCTAAGGTCAGATTATCTACTATTTCTTATCCTACTGAATTAAAACAACTTAAGGAACAGCTTGATAAACTTAATGTCGATAAAAAAAATGCTATTAATTCCCAGGACTTTGAACATGCAGCCAGTATTCGCGACACAGAAAGCAAAATAAAACAATCATTAAAATCAGCGTTAGAAGAACTTAAAAAAAAGGAGGAAAAAGAAATTGTAGTAACTGCTGATGATATAGCTGACGTTGTGGCATCTTGGACTGGCATTCCGGCAAAACGCCTGGCTGATAAAGAAGCAAAGCGCCTTTTGCACATGGAAGATATTATCCACAAACGTATTGTTGGACAAGATACAGCTGTCACTGCTGTATCTAAGGCAATCCGCCGGGCACGGGCCGGTCTGAAAGATCCTAAAAGGCCTATAGGCTCATTCATGTTTCTCGGCCCCACAGGGGTAGGAAAAACAGAACTGGCACGTTCATTAGCTGAAGTATTGTTTGGTGATGAAAATGCCATGATACGTTTTGATATGTCGGAGTATATGGAAAAATATACTGTTTCACGCATGGTTGGAGCACCTCCGGGATATGTAGGCTATGAAGAAGGCGGACAGCTTACTGATATTGTCAGAAGAAAACCATATTCAGTAATATTACTGGATGAAATAGAAAAAGCTCATCCTGATGTTTTTAATCTTCTTCTGCAAATATTGGAAGACGGACGATTAACTGATGGACAAGGCCGTACTGTTAATTTCAAAAATACTGTTATCATAATGACTTCAAATGTTGGCGCTCAATTTTTAAGAAATTCTTCCACAATGGGCTTTAATACTGGTAATGACAAAGATAACGATTTTTCATCCGGTTCTAAGAAAATAATGGAAGAAGTGAAAAAATTATTTAAACCAGAATTTTTAAATCGTATTGATGAACTTATCGTATTCAAACCGCTGGATAAAGACAGTCTATTGAAAATAGTGGATATTTTATTGCTGGATGTCAAAAAGCGTATCGAAAATATTGGCATTAAAATTATTGTTGATAAAACGGCAAAACAATATTTATTAAATAAGGGAACTGATACTAAATTTGGCGCAAGGCCACTGAAACGGTCCATACAAAAATATTTAGAAGATGAATTGGCAGAAAATATTTTAAATAAAAATTTCACAGCAGGAAATACAATAGATATATCTTATAATAAGAAAAATGATAATTTAACTTTTTCTCTTCATAAGGAAAAAACAATCAATACCAATGCTTCCAGCAAAAATCAACCTGATGCAGAAACAACAGCTAATAAACCTGCTGTTGATTTAAAAAACAATGAATAA
- the radA gene encoding DNA repair protein RadA: protein MPVKKKTLFVCQECGYNAPKWMGKCPGCGAWNTMVEETAKTTAKHGLSLGLNKGEMQKPQLLSAISLAKSPRFTTGSSELDRVLGGGIIPGSMVLMVGDPGVGKSSLNLRVCSYVSQGKKVLYITGEESLQQIRMRADRIHALSDTMMVLSETNMEYINDNVTTNKPDLLVIDSIQTIFRPDIQSAPGSVSQVRECAVELLRIAKTNGVAVFIIGHVTKDGTLAGPRVLEHIVDTVLYFEGERNAQFRILRAIKNRFGSTNEIGLFEMRDIGLIDVPDASKLFLSETILDSGIIITPTVEGTRPLLVEIQALVTATPYIPPRRTSDSVDIKKIQLLLAVLEKRVNLSMGACDVYVKIAGGIKIDEPACDLALCIALTSSFTNKIVKPKTIVFGEVGLSGEIRAVNSADIRVKEACKLGFTNVIVPQKNLMTIGKIPHVAIYGVKNIKEALKIVFQ, encoded by the coding sequence TTGCCAGTAAAAAAGAAAACCCTTTTTGTGTGTCAGGAATGCGGTTATAATGCTCCTAAATGGATGGGAAAATGTCCCGGCTGCGGTGCCTGGAACACTATGGTCGAAGAAACTGCAAAAACTACGGCAAAACATGGCTTATCGCTAGGACTGAACAAGGGAGAAATGCAAAAGCCCCAGCTTTTATCAGCAATCTCTTTGGCAAAATCACCTCGTTTCACCACTGGTTCAAGCGAACTTGACCGAGTACTCGGGGGGGGAATTATTCCCGGTAGTATGGTATTAATGGTAGGAGATCCCGGTGTTGGTAAATCAAGCCTAAACCTGCGGGTATGTTCATATGTATCTCAAGGGAAAAAAGTTCTTTATATTACTGGAGAAGAAAGCTTACAGCAGATCCGTATGCGGGCAGACAGAATACATGCACTTTCCGATACAATGATGGTTTTGAGCGAAACCAATATGGAATACATTAATGATAATGTAACAACCAATAAGCCTGATCTGCTGGTCATTGACTCCATCCAAACTATATTCCGACCTGATATCCAAAGTGCTCCTGGCAGTGTCAGTCAGGTACGCGAATGTGCTGTTGAACTTTTACGAATAGCCAAAACAAATGGGGTTGCAGTATTTATAATCGGACATGTTACTAAAGATGGTACTCTGGCCGGGCCACGTGTTCTGGAACATATCGTTGATACAGTTCTTTATTTTGAGGGAGAACGCAATGCTCAGTTCCGCATTCTACGGGCAATCAAAAATCGCTTTGGCAGCACCAATGAAATAGGTCTGTTTGAAATGCGTGATATTGGCCTTATTGATGTTCCTGATGCTTCCAAATTATTCCTATCAGAAACAATCCTTGATTCGGGTATCATCATAACTCCTACTGTAGAAGGTACACGTCCTCTGCTTGTAGAAATTCAGGCTCTGGTCACTGCTACTCCTTATATCCCACCACGACGGACTTCAGATTCAGTTGACATAAAAAAAATACAGCTATTATTGGCTGTATTGGAAAAAAGAGTTAATCTCAGTATGGGAGCATGTGATGTTTATGTGAAAATAGCCGGTGGGATAAAAATTGATGAACCAGCATGTGACCTAGCATTATGTATAGCTCTTACATCAAGTTTTACTAATAAAATAGTAAAACCCAAAACAATAGTATTTGGTGAAGTTGGCTTATCCGGTGAAATAAGAGCTGTAAATAGCGCTGATATCCGCGTAAAAGAAGCCTGCAAATTAGGATTTACAAATGTTATCGTTCCCCAGAAAAATCTTATGACTATTGGAAAAATCCCCCATGTAGCTATTTATGGCGTAAAAAACATAAAGGAAGCTTTAAAAATAGTTTTTCAATAA
- a CDS encoding PIN/TRAM domain-containing protein, with translation MLEKILRVSIIILAAIFGLAIVQLISPLIALVISTEYLNIDLSIFGITLAHLIIGLLGIIIGAIIGYIVSPYLIILLKKFSNWVEIQLNKMKIHDVIAGVCGLAIGLIIANLLGAAFSGVPIVGSYLPIVFSIVLGYLGIHITIKKRDEIVALFPRLFREQSREKKNIPESITEKKAYKLLDTSVIIDGRIADICQSGFIEGILLIPVFVLEELQHIADSSDLLKRTRGRRGLDVLKRIQTEFDMFVQIDERDFDDITEVDSKLIKLAQVVNGKIITNDYNLNKVADLQGVPVLNINELANALKPVVIPGETMTVTIVKDGKEQGQGVAYLDDGTMIVVEGGRKFINTTLPVAVTSVLQTAAGRMIFAKPK, from the coding sequence GTGTTAGAAAAAATATTACGCGTTTCTATAATAATTCTAGCTGCTATTTTTGGACTGGCTATTGTCCAATTAATAAGTCCTTTAATTGCCCTTGTTATAAGTACAGAATACCTTAACATCGATTTAAGCATTTTTGGTATTACGCTTGCCCACCTTATAATTGGTTTATTGGGTATTATCATTGGTGCAATCATCGGTTATATAGTTTCTCCGTATCTTATAATTTTATTAAAAAAATTCTCTAACTGGGTAGAGATCCAGCTTAACAAAATGAAAATTCATGATGTCATTGCCGGAGTATGCGGCCTGGCAATAGGACTTATAATCGCTAATCTGCTGGGAGCTGCTTTTTCCGGTGTTCCTATAGTAGGCAGTTATCTGCCTATTGTGTTCAGTATCGTACTTGGTTATCTCGGTATTCATATAACAATAAAAAAACGTGATGAAATAGTAGCTTTATTTCCCCGCCTTTTTCGTGAACAATCACGTGAGAAAAAAAATATTCCAGAAAGCATAACAGAAAAAAAGGCTTATAAGCTGCTTGATACCAGCGTAATAATCGATGGACGCATAGCTGATATATGCCAAAGTGGCTTTATTGAGGGGATTTTACTAATCCCGGTTTTTGTCCTGGAGGAACTGCAGCATATAGCTGATTCATCTGATTTATTAAAACGAACCCGAGGACGCCGCGGACTTGATGTATTAAAAAGGATTCAAACTGAATTTGACATGTTTGTACAAATTGATGAACGTGACTTTGATGATATTACAGAAGTCGATTCTAAACTTATCAAGCTGGCTCAGGTAGTTAATGGAAAAATTATAACTAATGATTATAATCTGAATAAAGTAGCTGATTTACAAGGTGTTCCTGTCTTAAATATAAACGAACTTGCTAATGCATTAAAACCAGTTGTTATTCCGGGAGAAACAATGACTGTTACTATCGTAAAAGATGGTAAGGAGCAAGGCCAAGGTGTAGCTTATCTTGATGATGGAACAATGATTGTCGTTGAGGGTGGCAGAAAATTCATTAATACAACTCTGCCGGTTGCCGTTACTTCTGTGTTACAGACGGCAGCCGGACGTATGATTTTTGCTAAACCTAAATAA